The sequence AATAATTAACTGCTCGGCGCAAATCATTACTCAATATTTTAATAGCGCTCAAAGCACATGCATCTGTAACAGGATTAGCTGCTGTAGAAACATAAGCCTCAATAGCATAAGTTAAAGAGTTCATGCCTAATGCAGCAATAAATTCACTTGATAAACCTAGCATTAATTCCGGTTCAGTTACTGACAGTAAGGGCGTAATACGTGATCCGGCAATTGCTAAATTGATCAATTCATTTTTAGTTTGATCAATCAATGGATTAAAATTATCGATATTTGAGGCAGAAGTTGTGTTGATGGTAATTAAAGGCCATGGCTTTTTAATATTATCAGTCATAAAAATGGATTGATGAGATTGTAAATAAATCATTGCCTTAGCATAATCATAAGCAGCTCCCTCACCAATTGAAACAATACAATCAATTTGCTGCTGTTCATAACAACCGATCGACTGTTTTACAATTTCTAATGATGACACCAATTTAGCATCAGTAAAAAGATGACTTTTAATCTTATTATGTAAAAAAACTCTGGTTACTTTTTCAACCAGACCACTATTCATTAAAAAAGGATCAGTCACTATAAGCACATGCTGATAACCATAATCCTTCATTAAATTTACCACATCGACTAAACATCCCCGGCCAATTTTATTGATAGTAGGAATGCAAAAAGTTGATGGCGGCATAATAATTATCCTTAAACTAAATAAAATAAAACAAATGAACTTATCTTGCTATCAAATAACAACCAAGCTATTTTTTCACAGATAGAAATAAAAATCGCTTCATCAATCACTAAGTCAATTTATAGTTTTATAGTTTATTTATACTTTTAAACTAAACAGGCTGATTATATTTAATATTTTGTCATCGGTAAGATATCAAGTAGGTATTAAGCGTTTACAGATCAGATAATAAAGAGCAAAAAATAGAGAATGGCGAGGTAATTGAGGCTGTTGTTATATCTAAATTAAATATATCACTCAGATTAAAAATAAGTAATAAAGTGCCTGAAAAAGCATAAAACGCTTTTTCAGGCAATGCCACAAAATTTTGGCTAATTATCAAGAGAAGATCAATGTATTAATGTTGTTTCTTTGAGTGAGGGTAATGTGCCTTCGACAATATGTTAAAAAGCTCTCCAATACCATAAATTAGTAACATAATTCCACCCATCACAATCGGCACCATACAGAGTGCAAAGAGCATACTTTTTAAAATATCCAGCATTAGATAGCCTCGGTAAAGTAGTGATTCATTCTATTAGGTAAGATATAAACATAACTAAATAGTAACCTTATAAGTTAGATTATTCTATTTATTTTCTATTTTGAAGGCTAACACTAAAGTTTTCATTTTTTTACACCGATGGTAAATTTAGTGACAAAAATGATTAAATTCCTAAAATATTAATCTCTAACCGCAGATATTTATTCGCAACAATCGACAAGTCTTCATTCTATTTCCACTATTTGATATAACAAAGAGCAATAAAATAATAAACTCGTAATGTGAGTTTGGGCTAATAAGGCTATTTTTATTGACATCCTCCCCCACCTTCACACTTCGTGACTCAGGAGGGGGATTCCCGTTAGTCGGAGACTATCTGATCGCTCAGAAGCCTGGTTCCTGCTGCTGACGGCATTACTGCACCGTTCACTTCACAGGCTAACACGGCATGTCCTGCCGCTAAAATGTTACGAGCTCCGTTGATATCTGCGTTCTCTGTATACCCGCACTCAAGGCACTCGAATCTACTTTGTGATTGACGATTTTCTTTCGCTGTATGACCACAACATGCACACCGTTGACTTGTATATGCCGGAGGCACAGCTAATACCTGACCACCGCGCCATAGCTGCTTGTACTCAAGCTGACGGCGCATTTCATACCAACCCTGATCCAGTATCGAACGGTTAAGTCCTGATTTTGCCCTGACATTCCGTCCGTGCTGCTCTTGTGTACCTTTTGCCGATTTCGACATGTTACTGACCTTTAAGTCCTCAATGACGATCATCGCGTGGTTTTTGCTGATTTCACTGGTGACTTTGTGAAGGTAGTCTTTGCGGATATTGGTTATATGCGAGTGGAGACGTTGGATTTTTCGCTTCTGTTTTTTCCAGTTATTGCTGAATTTAACTTTACAGCTTAACTGACGCTGGAATTTCGCCAGCTTTTTTTGGTTGGTTTTAAAACTGTTTACAGGTTCAAACACTGTGCCGTCTGACAGCGTGGCGAGTCTGGTTACACCTGCATCCAAACCAATCATTGTTGCTGACGAATGAGGCTGAATGTCCATTTCCAGTTCGACCTGAAACGATATATACCAGTGTCCCGCATGTTGGCTAACGGTTGCGTTTTTAATCTTACCGTACAGCTTTTGCGACTGCCGGAACTTTACCCATACCAAACCTGACGGTAATCTCACTCTGCCATTATCGAGCTGACAATATTTATCAAAATTAACAAAACGAACTGAATCACGCCCGTCATTTTTCCTTTTAAATACAGGAGCTTTTGCTGCCAGTTTTTTATCAAAGCAGCGTTTCCATGCCCCGTGCAGATCTTTGAGTTTCTGCTGAAGATTATCCGTGTAGGCTTCTTGCAAAAGGAATGTTCCGGCTTTTTTTCCATTCTGTGAGCATCCGATTTAGTTCAAACGCTGACGGTAGTTTACCGCCGGATTCAATAATGCGTTGCGTCTCTGCTAGCCCGTAATTCCAGATAAAACGAGCGCATCCGCACAACTGCCGCAAACGTTGCGACTGTTTTTCGGTTGGTTCGAGTCTGAATTTGTAGGCTTTTAGAATTAGCATTATTACTCAGTGTGTAGTAAATTATCTCACTATCTTACCGTATATCCGGTTAATTTCAATGCAAAAATATAAAATCAACCGTTCAAGACATGCAGCGTTTCTTTTACATGTTCACCTTGTCTTTGTGACTAAGTACCGAAAGAAAGTACTCAGTGGCTTGCACTACAAAGCATTTCATCAGTATGCAGGTGAAGTGTGTCGCGACTTTGGGGCTGATTTAAAGGAAAGTAACGGAGAGTCCGATCACGTTCATATGCTGATCGAGTACCCGCCCACAGTGCAGTTGTCAGTACTAGTAAACTCGCTGAAAGCGGTAACGTCTCGTCGTCTGCGTAATGAGTTTCTAGACTTGCGTGGGGCTTACGGCAAGCCAGTGTTGTGGTCTCGATCATACTTTGCAGGTTCGTGCGGGGGAGCACCGCTGGAAGTTGTTAAGCAATACATTCAAAATCAGCGTGGCTGATCATTCTTCGGGCTTTTCAAGCCCGACCAAATTCCCCTCCCACCTTATGTCGGTGGGAGTACCCTTTGGAGGTTAAGATGGATATTTTCTTAACCTTAAAACTTCATGATCGACTATTTGCTGATGCACGACGGATCAAATTACTCAACTATATAAAATCTTCTGGCTCCATTAATCAAGCTGCACAATTGGCGGGCATGAGTTATAAAAGCGCCTGGCATGCAATAAACGAAATGAATCAAATAGCCGAAAAAACTCTACTTGCCAGTGCTACCGGCGGTAAAGGTGGCGGTGGTACCGTTTTAACGCCCTACGGCGAACGTTTATTACAACTGTATGGATTATTAAAACAGATCCAGCAAAAAGCCTATCATGTGTTAAATGATAAAAATTTACCGCTCGATAGTTTACTAGCAGCAATTTCACGTTTTTCATTGCAAACCAGCGCGCGTAATCAATTCTTTGGTACTTTGATCGAATATGATAGCCACTCAATTCAGCAAAATATCAAAATTCAGTTAACCAATAGTGACACCATTTTAAATGCCTCATTAACTAAGCAAAGTATCAAACGATTACAATTAACAGTCGGCAAAGAAGTTTTAATTCTACTCAAAGCACCCGCAATAAAATTGCTGCCATCACAAACAGTAATCCCAGCAGCCGATAACAAGGTAACAGGAACGGTAGTTCATATTGAAAAAGATGATAAAGATAGTGAGCTGAAGGTGAAATTAGAGGATGGATTATTACTTTGCTCTATCATGTCAAATCAAGCAATAGCAGATCAAAGAATAGAACTTGGCAATAAATTGACGGCAGTTTTTGCCGCTAACCAGATTATTGTCGCCACATTACAATATTTGCCTGACTTAACAACAGATTAATTTTATAAAATTTATTTTAACATATAAAAAGCTTAATAAAACCAACCAATAATTAAGCTTTTATAATGAAAATATAAAAATTGATACTGATATTATTCCTATAACAGCAAATTAACTATTTTTGATAGGAGTCAACTAACTTCTGTATTTTCTTTTTCGTGCTAACAAAGTTATTGTACTTTACCTTGGCACAGAGTAAATCAAGTTTGGTATTAAGTGCCATCGCTAACAAATTTTTTGAATCACTATCCATAATATTTTTGTTAATATTCCAATATTTAATATCATCCATAATCATAACGTAGTCTTTTATATACTTTTGATATTTAACGGGTTCTGTTTTTTTAAGTAGATTTAAGTGATCAATACATTCGTTGTTTGTTGAGGAAATAATAATACCATTAAATAATATTCCAGATTTGTTGACTGGCGATTCAACTGCCGCTGTTTGGTTATCGATATTGCTATTTTTTTTAGCGAAACCCGCACATCCGCTCAACAACATAATGGCTAATAATACACTAAACAGATTTTTTTTATTGTACGTCATGTCATTGAATCCTAAAAATATTATTTTCTTTGATCTACACGAAATCACGAATGGTAAATTAACTGATAAAAGAAGTAAACAACTTCCTTTTCTAACGATAAATAAAGCGATCAACCTCTCAGATTAATTACCGTGGCTTTAAAATATAGTTTGCCATCCCTGGCAGGTTAACTACTTCCTAATATCTTTTATTTCAGTAAAAATGGGTTTAATTTTTGTAATAACGACTAAATAATAATTATTACCAATATTATCATTTCATTACTTTTTCTCACTAGCGATAAATGAATGCCAATTTCCTTATCGACATTCAAAATACCGCTTACATCCGTTAAGATTTATTGCAATGAAATTTACTAGAAATCCCTGCCAATACTAATGAAAATATTTCTTTCACTTGTATGCCCAATATAATATCTCTCCATTGATAAAAATATTTGTCATGATTTCCAACCCATTTTTATTCTATTAACCTTAGATCTGATTTGATACTGACTTTTTCTGGTGTAACGGTTGAGGTTGCAGGGTTATAGAGCCAATCCTGGCCAGGTTTCTGGTAATCTAACTTAAATAGCCCATCAACATTAATATTGGCTTGGCCTTTGTCATTAAGTGGTACGATGATTTGATTTCTGTTATTCGGTTTTAGCTCCTGACCCTCAATATTAAAGGTAAAATTTAATCCGGCTAAATTGGTGGTAAAAAACTCGCCAGACTTAGCGCTGTCTGGATAAACATCCAGCGTAACGCTTTTATTAGCAAGACTAAGGTGGTTATTAGCCTGACAGGTTAAATTTAAGCCGCCAATATTTGCTACTGACTGCTGCTTTAATGTTAAATTGTCATTGATAGAAAGATTAAATTTGCGCCAAGAATAGCTAGAATTACACGCAATTTCAGTAATATTATCTAATTGAGATAAGCTAAATCTATAATTCGGCCCTTTCGGATCATTATTCAATCCACCCTTACCATCAAGCTGATAAATATTTAGCTGCCCAGAAAAACGACTTGAATCAATATCACCATCTTTCTTTATATAAAGCCTTACCTGAATAGTTCCTTTTTCCGGCTGATTAGCATTCACGTAAATATCGGTTTCTATCCTTCGCTCTATTTCTGGGATATTAATATTCAAATCAGTATCATGACCGTTATAGGTTATACCAAATTTCATTCCCGGAGGAATGTCTGGCGCACTTACTTCTGGAAAAGAATAAAAGTAGACCGCTTCTGATTCCTTAGAAGTGCATTCAACATTTCGCGTAAATAGCTCAGATATCCAGATCTTTTCACCATTTTTAGAATCTTTAGGGATCAAAACATTGCCCACAGGTTTAGTCTCACGATAAGGATTATCAGTATTACCTAAAACCTTACATTCCAGCGCTAACGCGCTGCTGCTATAGAAAAACAGCATTGCCATAATAAGTGCTATTTTTTTCATTAAAAACTCCATTTCTATCTCACAATCAACCAGTCATTGTTAATTAGCTGATGACAACATTGTAATAGTGTATTCAACCTTGAACTTGTTAGACACTGTCTGATTGGTAGACGAAGTTACAGTCACATCAAACCTACCCACTTTTGCACTCTTCGGTGAGAACTTAACTTTACCTAGATTATCGGTGGTAAGTTTCTCATTAATCGATAAAGCTGGAATTAACACATCTACAGCATAATCTTTCAAAACATTACCATTGCTATCAGTGACACTAATTTCAAATGGATACTCTGATTGATCATCCGCCGGTACAATATTTTTTTGCATTAATGACGTAATTTGGATCCCAGCAGTTGCAGTATCGCCAACAAAGCTCACTGTTTTATCGGCTTTGTTTACCTTGCCATCGCTTAATTGCGCACTGACCTGAATATTCTCAACAGCTTTAGTTGTACTGGTTAAATCAATTTTGGCCTCTCCATTAGCGTCAGTTTTACTCTTCGCCGGTTTTGGTAATGTAGCATCGCTACCTTTATCTTGTTGCCATGTCACCTCGATGTTAGGCACCAAATTGCCATTTGCATCTTTTACCACTGCAATAAAAGTGAATGTATCTTTACCATTGGCAGCTTTACTAATGATATCGCCATCCAATCGAACTTGAGTTAATGCTGCCGTAGTGCTATCCGCAACAAAGTGGGTTGGTTTGTTAACCTCTTTATCATTAACTTTAGCCGTGACGGTATAAGCACCTGCCTTACTGCTCGTTACCTTGGTAATCGCTTTACCTTCGCTATCGGTTTTAACTTTTTGCTGCGTAAGTTTCGCTTCACCACTGACCGTAAATGTCACCTCTGCATCAGGCACCCAATTACCTTTTGCATCAGTTACTCTTGCAGTAACTACATTGGTTGTTTTTCCATCTGCCGGTGAGTTATCCGGATCAATCAACAAATTGGCGTCAGTAATTTCCGCCGTTGTGCCATCGGCTTTAAAGGTGGTCTGTTTATCAGTCCCTTTACCATTCACGGTAGCCGTAACGGTATAAGTACCCGCTTTACTACTCGTTATCTCGGTAATTGCTTTACCTTCGCTATCGGTTTTAACTTTTTGCTGCTTAATTGTCGCTTCACCACTGACCGCAAATGTCACCTCGGTATTTGGCACCCAATTACCTTTTGCATCAGTTACCCTAGCAGTAACAACATTGGCTGTTTTTCCATCTGCTGGTGAGTTATCCGGCTGAATGACCAAATTGGCGTCGGTAATTTCTGCGGTTGTGCCATCGGCTTTAAAGGTGGTCTGTTTGTCAGTCCCTTTGCCATTTACGCTAGCCGTAACGGTATAAGTACCCGCTTTATTACTCGTTATCTCGGTAATTGCTTTACCTTCGCTATCGGTTTTAACTTTTTGCTGCTTAATTGTCGCTTCACCACTGACCGCAAATGTCACCTCGG is a genomic window of Arsenophonus apicola containing:
- a CDS encoding iron-containing alcohol dehydrogenase, producing the protein MPPSTFCIPTINKIGRGCLVDVVNLMKDYGYQHVLIVTDPFLMNSGLVEKVTRVFLHNKIKSHLFTDAKLVSSLEIVKQSIGCYEQQQIDCIVSIGEGAAYDYAKAMIYLQSHQSIFMTDNIKKPWPLITINTTSASNIDNFNPLIDQTKNELINLAIAGSRITPLLSVTEPELMLGLSSEFIAALGMNSLTYAIEAYVSTAANPVTDACALSAIKILSNDLRRAVNYSLDLQAHENIAYAQFLAGMAFNNASQGYVQTLAWQVSHFYNQPLTICNAVLLPQVQVFNLKAVAKKLKNIAGAMGIRVAHMTDQRGAEACIAEIRRLNCDLGLPSGLRRLNVQDSDLAKLAKAALKSASGITNPVQANLTDLIAIYQSAM
- a CDS encoding AcrZ family multidrug efflux pump-associated protein codes for the protein MLDILKSMLFALCMVPIVMGGIMLLIYGIGELFNILSKAHYPHSKKQH
- the tnpA gene encoding IS200/IS605 family transposase, which produces MQKYKINRSRHAAFLLHVHLVFVTKYRKKVLSGLHYKAFHQYAGEVCRDFGADLKESNGESDHVHMLIEYPPTVQLSVLVNSLKAVTSRRLRNEFLDLRGAYGKPVLWSRSYFAGSCGGAPLEVVKQYIQNQRG
- a CDS encoding TOBE domain-containing protein; protein product: MDIFLTLKLHDRLFADARRIKLLNYIKSSGSINQAAQLAGMSYKSAWHAINEMNQIAEKTLLASATGGKGGGGTVLTPYGERLLQLYGLLKQIQQKAYHVLNDKNLPLDSLLAAISRFSLQTSARNQFFGTLIEYDSHSIQQNIKIQLTNSDTILNASLTKQSIKRLQLTVGKEVLILLKAPAIKLLPSQTVIPAADNKVTGTVVHIEKDDKDSELKVKLEDGLLLCSIMSNQAIADQRIELGNKLTAVFAANQIIVATLQYLPDLTTD
- a CDS encoding DUF4041 domain-containing protein, encoding MTYNKKNLFSVLLAIMLLSGCAGFAKKNSNIDNQTAAVESPVNKSGILFNGIIISSTNNECIDHLNLLKKTEPVKYQKYIKDYVMIMDDIKYWNINKNIMDSDSKNLLAMALNTKLDLLCAKVKYNNFVSTKKKIQKLVDSYQK